The Eriocheir sinensis breed Jianghai 21 chromosome 49, ASM2467909v1, whole genome shotgun sequence genome has a segment encoding these proteins:
- the LOC126981778 gene encoding magnesium-dependent phosphatase 1-like translates to MSKMTRPKVIGFDLDYTLWPFWVDTHVDPPFHKDRNGQVQDRRNKKVKHYGEVPRVLHWLHSEGFTLAAVSRTGEVDGANQLLKLFDWDKYFTYKEIYPGCKIKHFERIKTKSGAEFNEMLFFDDEHRNKRDLDTIGVYTVMVEDGVTEKLVKNGLEQFSKKS, encoded by the exons ATGAGTAAAATGACCAGACCCAAAGTGATCGGCTTTGATCTAG ATTACACATTGTGGCCTTTTTGGGTGGACACACACGTTGATCCACCTTTCCATAAGGATAG aaatgGTCAAGTACAGGACCGGCGCAACAAGAAGGTGAAACACTATGGCGAGGTGCCAAGAGTCCTGCATTGGCTGCACAGCGAAGGGTTTACACTGGCTGCTGTGTCTCGCACAGGGGAAGTTGATGGTGCCAATCAGCTTCTCAAGCTCTTTGACTGGGACAAGTACTTCACATACAAGGAAATCTATCCTGGTTGTAAGATAAAACATTTTGAACG AATCAAGACCAAGTCTGGAGCAGAGTTCAATGAAATGCTCTTCTTTGACGACGAACATCGGAACAAACGGGACTTAGACACCATTGGTGTTTACACTGTGATGGTTGAGGACGGCGTCACTGAAAAGCTTGTCAAGAATGGCCTTGAACAGTTTTCTAAGAAATCGTAG